From Spirosoma aerolatum, one genomic window encodes:
- a CDS encoding RagB/SusD family nutrient uptake outer membrane protein: MKKTLLLLMALSGLTVSCSKLDESVYSSIFTTNFYKTASDAEAGIASAAGSLINLYGFPLVAVSDFAADQAYPRAVVGRNTITLFTYDPYFTAQRNSGRHETEGPQGVWRFSYKGIENANWVIEKVPNIQMDAQRRTEIVAEAYALRGLYHWTLAKTFNEVPIKTKASTSEAEALVPKSPKADIYKQIYADLDQAIAGLPSYSTNLVKGRPSKEAIQGLYAKVALYNEDWAKALQLAQATISSGKYSLMPNVLDVFDVDKEDAARIENMWAVEADRVTPSRWLTVMGIAGPKNSSGPDYAKVSYGSWFAYQAFFNSFDPKDKRRQLLDTTYRDVSGAIVRQKDVTPITPKGVLIRKYRDPNSIGEANNCNFPIIRLADVYLIAAEAEARQNGPTALAYSYINTIRKRAGLNDLTPGLSKDAFIDAVLQERSWELFAEADRWFDLTRTNTFLTVIPKAVNDVYPTRTPQAKHRYYPIPLEEIQANPKLTQSPGWE; encoded by the coding sequence ATGAAAAAAACACTCCTGCTGCTGATGGCGTTGTCGGGCCTGACGGTTTCGTGCAGCAAACTGGATGAGTCGGTGTATTCGTCCATTTTTACGACAAACTTTTATAAGACCGCGTCGGATGCCGAAGCTGGTATCGCGTCGGCTGCGGGCTCGCTCATCAATCTCTACGGTTTTCCGCTGGTGGCCGTTTCGGATTTTGCCGCCGACCAGGCTTACCCACGTGCAGTGGTTGGGCGAAATACCATTACGCTGTTTACCTACGATCCTTATTTTACCGCTCAGCGTAATTCGGGGCGTCATGAAACGGAAGGGCCGCAGGGCGTCTGGCGGTTCAGCTATAAAGGGATCGAAAATGCCAACTGGGTCATCGAAAAAGTCCCTAATATTCAGATGGATGCCCAGCGCCGAACCGAAATTGTAGCCGAGGCCTATGCCCTGCGCGGATTGTATCACTGGACACTGGCCAAAACCTTCAACGAAGTACCGATCAAAACCAAAGCCAGCACCAGCGAAGCCGAAGCCCTCGTTCCGAAAAGTCCAAAGGCAGACATTTACAAGCAGATTTACGCCGATCTGGATCAGGCCATTGCCGGGCTTCCCTCCTATTCGACTAATCTAGTAAAAGGTCGCCCATCGAAAGAAGCCATTCAGGGGCTGTATGCCAAAGTAGCGTTGTATAACGAAGACTGGGCGAAGGCGTTGCAACTGGCGCAGGCCACCATCAGTTCGGGCAAGTATTCGCTCATGCCAAACGTGCTGGACGTGTTCGATGTCGACAAAGAAGATGCCGCCCGTATTGAGAATATGTGGGCTGTGGAAGCCGACCGCGTAACCCCCAGCCGCTGGCTAACAGTGATGGGTATTGCTGGCCCTAAAAACAGCAGCGGCCCCGATTACGCCAAAGTCTCCTACGGCTCCTGGTTTGCCTATCAGGCCTTCTTTAACTCCTTCGACCCCAAAGACAAACGTCGTCAGTTGCTCGACACGACTTACCGCGATGTGTCGGGCGCGATTGTCCGCCAGAAAGATGTTACGCCCATCACACCCAAAGGGGTGCTGATCCGCAAATACCGCGATCCGAATTCGATTGGCGAAGCGAATAACTGCAACTTTCCGATCATTCGTCTGGCCGATGTGTACCTGATTGCCGCTGAAGCCGAAGCTCGTCAAAATGGTCCGACTGCGCTTGCTTATAGTTATATCAACACCATTCGTAAACGGGCCGGACTGAATGATCTGACGCCGGGGCTGAGCAAAGATGCGTTTATCGATGCGGTGCTTCAGGAACGTTCATGGGAGCTGTTTGCCGAAGCCGACCGTTGGTTCGACCTAACGCGCACCAATACCTTCCTGACGGTGATTCCTAAAGCGGTCAATGATGTATACCCAACGCGTACCCCACAGGCGAAACACCGCTACTATCCTATTCCGCTGGAAGAAATCCAGGCTAATCCAAAACTTACGCAAAGTCCCGGCTGGGAATAA
- a CDS encoding SusC/RagA family TonB-linked outer membrane protein: MRQKLLLYCVVFWGWFSPLLAQPNSPSGQTDDRTVSGTITDEKGSTLPGVSVILKGTQRGTVTDGKGTFQLAVPAKGAVLVISFVGYLGQEVAVGGRSTINIQLAPDTKALEEVVVVGYGTQRKIETTGAIASVKAADLLQTPIANVAQGLQARVAGVQITQNSGAPGGNVSVRIRGTNSINGSSEPLYVIDGIQISNSGGITDVSPLSQINPNDIESIEVLKDASSTAIYGARAANGVVLITTKRGKDGATRVSYDGYGGVQQVNKTLDVLNAQQFAQLENEVYKRSIYADPSTLGQGTNWQDLIFRKAAMQSHQLSVSGGNQKTQLALSLNYFNQDGIIKNSNFTRYSFRSNIDHRLSDRVKIGTSLYYGYSVNKGLSVGGTGSDVTSSRAGVLGAAVAAPPTLTPYRPDGGVFPFQDQMNGQYQEVTNPLNFITPINRQTTQRILANVYVDFTLFKGFTYRPSFNADLGNSLSESYSPLSLLSQSQLASGGGNASNVSGYSRTLLHESIFTYRTRIAEHHSITATAVLATQANVNQSYTQTASNFPNDVTENNSVGLAVNQRISSDKSKSRLDSYLGRINYGYKDKYFLDLTARADGSSKFGENNKYGFFPAVAGAWRIIEEPFMKSVSVISDLKVRGSWGITGNAGAIDPYQSLATVSASGLNYNYNHVPVTGINPSAIPNPDLKWERSTQVDIGVDISLFRNRLSLVADYYNKRTDNLLFQKVLPMSSGYTALTGNFGSIQNKGLELAVNGRILPGGSRGLQWDASANITFNKNEVLALDGVIDELPRSAFALLKVGYPMGLYRTYIFDGISQTGETILSGYDGRVGGHKLKDLNGDGTITAADQAIVGNAQPKYIFGFSSSLRYRGFDLNLFVQGVQGNKLMNLFRYTFETALGQQNVLAGLVNRWSPTNPSNEYASGFQGGRLPLSDRYVEDASFVRLKNISLGYTLPKIKGISQIRVYVSANNALTITKYSGFDPEVNNFGNATTQFIDNGTYPIARSYLGGLQVTF; this comes from the coding sequence ATGCGACAAAAACTTTTACTCTACTGCGTTGTTTTCTGGGGCTGGTTTTCGCCCCTGCTGGCGCAGCCAAACTCACCTTCTGGCCAAACAGACGACCGAACCGTTTCGGGCACTATTACCGACGAAAAAGGCAGTACCTTACCAGGTGTTAGCGTCATTCTCAAAGGCACCCAGCGCGGAACCGTTACGGATGGCAAAGGTACATTCCAACTGGCAGTTCCGGCCAAAGGAGCGGTGCTGGTCATCAGCTTTGTTGGTTATCTGGGTCAGGAAGTGGCCGTTGGAGGCCGAAGTACCATCAATATCCAACTGGCTCCCGATACGAAAGCGCTTGAGGAAGTGGTTGTGGTAGGCTACGGTACGCAACGAAAGATCGAAACCACGGGCGCTATTGCCTCCGTGAAAGCCGCCGATCTGTTGCAAACGCCCATAGCTAACGTAGCGCAGGGACTACAGGCACGCGTGGCAGGCGTCCAGATCACGCAGAATTCGGGAGCGCCGGGTGGCAATGTCAGTGTCAGGATTCGGGGAACGAACTCGATCAACGGGAGTTCGGAACCGTTGTACGTTATCGATGGGATTCAGATTTCCAACAGTGGTGGCATCACGGACGTTAGCCCGCTTTCGCAAATCAACCCAAACGACATTGAATCGATTGAAGTCCTGAAAGATGCCTCATCGACCGCCATTTATGGCGCACGGGCCGCCAATGGCGTGGTGCTGATTACGACCAAACGGGGAAAAGACGGGGCTACGCGCGTTAGCTACGATGGCTATGGTGGTGTACAACAGGTGAATAAAACACTCGATGTACTGAACGCCCAGCAGTTTGCACAGCTCGAAAATGAAGTCTACAAGCGGTCAATCTATGCTGACCCGTCTACGCTGGGACAGGGCACCAACTGGCAGGACCTGATTTTCCGAAAAGCGGCCATGCAAAGCCATCAGCTTTCGGTATCGGGCGGTAATCAGAAAACGCAACTGGCGCTCTCGCTGAACTATTTTAATCAGGACGGAATCATCAAAAACTCCAACTTTACCCGCTACTCGTTTCGCTCCAACATCGACCATCGGCTAAGCGACCGGGTGAAGATCGGCACCAGTTTATATTATGGTTATTCGGTCAACAAAGGGCTGAGTGTAGGTGGTACCGGCTCCGACGTCACCAGCAGCCGGGCCGGAGTGCTGGGCGCAGCCGTAGCGGCTCCCCCCACGCTGACGCCCTACCGGCCCGATGGTGGTGTATTTCCGTTTCAGGATCAGATGAATGGACAATACCAGGAGGTAACGAACCCCCTAAACTTTATTACGCCCATCAACCGGCAAACGACCCAACGGATTCTGGCCAATGTATACGTCGACTTTACACTGTTCAAAGGGTTTACGTACCGGCCTAGTTTCAACGCCGATCTGGGCAATAGCTTATCCGAATCTTACTCGCCCCTGTCGCTATTAAGTCAGTCACAGTTGGCATCGGGCGGAGGCAATGCCAGTAATGTAAGCGGCTATAGCCGTACACTGCTGCACGAAAGCATCTTTACCTACCGCACCCGAATTGCCGAACACCATTCCATCACGGCCACGGCAGTACTGGCTACACAAGCCAATGTCAATCAGAGCTATACGCAAACGGCATCGAATTTCCCGAACGACGTTACCGAGAATAATTCGGTTGGGCTGGCCGTAAATCAGCGTATTAGCAGCGACAAGAGCAAATCCCGGCTCGACTCGTATCTGGGACGCATCAACTATGGGTATAAAGACAAATATTTTCTGGATCTGACCGCCCGCGCCGATGGATCGAGCAAGTTTGGCGAGAACAATAAGTATGGATTTTTCCCGGCGGTAGCGGGTGCTTGGCGGATTATTGAAGAGCCGTTTATGAAGTCGGTTTCGGTGATTTCTGACCTGAAGGTGCGCGGAAGCTGGGGTATCACCGGAAACGCAGGCGCTATTGACCCCTACCAATCGCTGGCAACGGTCAGTGCGTCGGGACTAAACTATAATTACAACCACGTTCCGGTTACAGGCATCAATCCAAGCGCCATTCCGAACCCGGATCTGAAGTGGGAGCGCTCTACGCAGGTCGATATTGGGGTAGACATCAGCCTGTTCCGCAACCGTCTCTCACTGGTGGCCGACTACTACAACAAACGCACCGACAACCTACTGTTCCAGAAAGTATTACCGATGTCGTCGGGCTATACGGCATTGACAGGAAATTTTGGCTCGATCCAGAACAAGGGTCTGGAACTGGCCGTCAACGGGCGAATTCTCCCTGGAGGTAGCCGGGGGCTTCAATGGGATGCGTCGGCCAATATTACCTTCAACAAAAACGAGGTACTGGCCCTCGACGGAGTTATCGACGAGTTACCTCGCTCGGCCTTTGCTCTGCTCAAAGTCGGTTATCCGATGGGGCTTTACCGAACGTATATATTCGACGGCATCAGCCAGACTGGCGAAACGATTTTATCGGGTTACGACGGGCGCGTGGGCGGGCATAAACTCAAAGACCTCAATGGTGATGGTACCATCACAGCTGCCGATCAGGCCATTGTTGGCAATGCTCAGCCGAAGTATATTTTTGGATTCTCGTCGTCGCTTCGTTATCGCGGTTTCGATCTGAATCTGTTCGTGCAGGGTGTGCAGGGTAACAAGCTTATGAACCTGTTCCGCTATACCTTCGAAACGGCACTTGGCCAGCAAAATGTACTGGCGGGGCTCGTCAATCGCTGGTCGCCCACGAATCCGAGTAACGAATACGCCAGTGGTTTTCAGGGCGGTCGGCTACCCCTGTCGGATCGGTACGTAGAGGACGCGTCGTTTGTACGGCTGAAGAATATCTCATTAGGGTATACCCTTCCCAAGATCAAAGGCATCAGCCAGATACGGGTGTATGTCAGCGCGAATAATGCGCTTACGATCACCAAATACAGCGGTTTCGATCCCGAGGTCAACAACTTCGGAAATGCCACTACGCAGTTTATCGATAACGGTACATACCCCATTGCCCGGTCGTATCTGGGTGGACTACAGGTCACTTTTTAA
- a CDS encoding RNA polymerase sigma factor, which translates to MPNPYAYNSFNPGTLVNYKSLPDEMLLVYLRTGDELAFRTIYQRYWKKLYSIARRKVESVEIVEEIVQDIFLKLWERRSTLRIEHLEAYLFTAVRYAIINHIKATIIHEKYADYVVDFSSEAVNTTDEQLKLNELMSVVEKQLNDLPHKTQQIFRLNRLEHQSIKEISSRLKVPERTVEYHLSQAIKTLRVYLRDYLPALVYACLSWLSVH; encoded by the coding sequence ATGCCGAATCCGTACGCTTATAACTCGTTTAATCCAGGTACGCTTGTGAACTACAAATCATTGCCGGACGAAATGCTGCTGGTTTATCTGCGAACAGGCGATGAACTGGCTTTTCGGACTATATATCAGCGCTACTGGAAAAAGCTGTATAGCATTGCCCGGCGGAAAGTAGAATCTGTCGAAATCGTGGAAGAGATCGTTCAGGATATATTCCTCAAACTATGGGAGCGTCGGAGTACATTGCGAATCGAGCATTTAGAGGCCTATCTGTTCACTGCCGTTCGCTATGCCATTATCAACCATATTAAGGCGACCATTATCCATGAAAAATATGCGGATTATGTCGTCGATTTTTCTTCAGAGGCTGTCAACACTACCGATGAACAACTCAAACTGAACGAGTTGATGAGTGTGGTTGAGAAACAGTTAAACGACCTGCCCCATAAGACACAGCAAATTTTCAGGCTTAACCGTCTGGAGCATCAGTCTATCAAAGAAATTTCTTCCCGGCTGAAAGTGCCCGAACGAACGGTTGAGTACCATCTTAGTCAGGCTATTAAGACACTACGCGTTTACCTGCGGGATTATCTTCCTGCTCTGGTGTATGCATGTCTTTCCTGGTTGTCAGTTCATTAG